The following are from one region of the Arachis duranensis cultivar V14167 chromosome 10, aradu.V14167.gnm2.J7QH, whole genome shotgun sequence genome:
- the LOC107469748 gene encoding pyruvate kinase 1, cytosolic-like, with translation MHRRKHEQSTLTSAAKRKLGSLEPLHPWTDSDVDQFIAVDPVHGPAVRAAIKVKASVIICFTSSGRAARLIAKYRPTMPVLSVVIPRLKTNQLKWSFSGAFEAESTSATNEWILKVALDHGKAMGIIKSHDRVVVCQKLGDASVVKIIEFED, from the exons ATGCACAGACGGAAACACGAGCAATCCACACTAACAAGTGCTGCGAAGAGAAAACTTGGGAGCTTGGAA CCACTCCATCCTTGGACTGATTCTGATGTTGATCAGTTCATTGCTGTGGATCCTGTTCATGGACCTGCT gtGCGAGCAGCAATTAAGGTTAAGGCCTCTGTAATAATTTGCTTCACTTCATCTGGAAGGGCCGCAAG ATTGATTGCAAAGTATAGGCCAACAATGCCAGTTCTCTCTGTTGTGATCCCCCGACTCAAGACAAATCAGCTAAAGTGGAGCTTTAGTGGTGCCTTTGAG GCCGAGTCAACAAGTGCAACAAACGAGTGGATTCTTAAGGTTGCCCTTGACCATGGAAAAGCAATGGGAATTATAAAGTCGCATGATAGAGTTGTTGTTTGCCAGAAACTTGGTGATGCTTCtgttgttaaaattattgaGTTTGAAGACTAA
- the LOC107469749 gene encoding uncharacterized protein LOC107469749, with amino-acid sequence MASSSLGIACGGNSRLAAANLRMKDRCCFASPCSVVIGDLARSTACKGRISIASAAPTAARGTVVENRMSIEPFGKREDSNKGGGRDAAAVLEAQERLDTWMRDSVVEIVKNLKDAPLLVQIFSKRKGEETTTSTTTEKQVVVEDWPAVKQRWESGETPVPEGVIFVEEIGGEDEAEDGGSDTERTTRAWGIVVQGKGVGCGPVCYLLKTSRVGSGPGSGMGLCSIHFCLVRVKSFRESVESQLKNCWLL; translated from the coding sequence ATGGCGTCGTCATCTCTCGGCATTGCTTGCGGCGGAAACAGCCGCCTTGCCGCCGCTAACTTGAGAATGAAGGATCGGTGTTGTTTTGCCTCGCCGTGTTCCGTCGTGATCGGAGACCTGGCGCGCTCCACGGCGTGTAAGGGGAGGATCTCGATTGCTTCGGCGGCGCCAACGGCGGCTAGGGGGACGGTGGTGGAGAATCGGATGAGCATTGAGCCGTTCGGGAAGAGAGAGGATTCTAATAAGGGAGGAGGCCGTGACGCCGCCGCCGTCTTGGAGGCGCAGGAGAGGCTGGACACGTGGATGAGGGATTCAGTGGTGGAAATCGTGAAGAATCTGAAGGACGCGCCGCTTCTGGTGCAGATTTTTTCTAagagaaagggagaagaaaccACCACATCGACGACGACGGAGAAGCAGGTGGTTGTGGAGGATTGGCCAGCGGTGAAGCAACGGTGGGAGTCAGGGGAGACGCCGGTGCCAGAAGGAGTCATCTTCGTGGAGGAGATCGGAGGGGAGGATGAGGCGGAGGACGGCGGTTCCGATACAGAAAGAACAACAAGAGCGTGGGGGATCGTAGTTCAGGGGAAAGGCGTAGGGTGCGGGCCGGTTTGCTACCTCTTGAAAACGAGCCGGGTCGGATCTGGTCCTGGATCGGGCATGGGCTTGTGTTCAATCCATTTTTGTTTGGTTCGGGTGAAGAGCTTCAGAGAAAGCGTGGAGTCTCAGCTGAAGAATTGTTGGTTGCTATAG